A single Clostridium taeniosporum DNA region contains:
- a CDS encoding aminoglycoside phosphotransferase family protein: MYKDIENKFNSKIQDIKVLKSGWAGEIISLKFKDNTQKYVIKTYNSSRNALENIKQEWKGLNLLYNVNYPVPKPIMNNFLNEKPYIVMEKIEGKDLWTYYQALSKEGKEQLLKKFVKVFFKLHQLDVSIVDKELVKDSTSSFIEKEINEIKKLVEENNLEYFTQIIDWLDTEKVNIIGEKLSIIHRDYHPWNVIVDNNEEIYVIDLLWGVGDYRFDLAWMYTLMERSDFEDFSQNALKKYKELRNENINNFEYFKVFSTLRWLINVMISLKTGENLNETRNKEFEDFVSPLIQKGIKSIQKITGIQITI, translated from the coding sequence ATGTATAAAGATATTGAAAATAAATTTAATTCTAAAATACAAGATATTAAAGTTTTAAAATCAGGATGGGCAGGAGAAATTATCTCATTAAAATTTAAAGACAATACTCAAAAATATGTAATTAAGACCTATAATAGTAGTAGAAATGCACTTGAAAATATAAAACAAGAATGGAAAGGCCTAAACTTACTTTACAATGTAAATTATCCAGTTCCAAAACCAATAATGAATAACTTTTTAAATGAAAAGCCTTATATAGTTATGGAAAAAATTGAAGGAAAAGATTTATGGACATATTATCAGGCTTTATCTAAAGAAGGTAAGGAACAATTATTAAAAAAATTTGTAAAGGTTTTTTTTAAACTTCATCAATTAGATGTGTCCATAGTAGATAAGGAACTCGTAAAAGATTCTACAAGCTCTTTTATTGAAAAAGAGATTAATGAAATAAAAAAATTAGTAGAAGAAAATAATTTAGAATATTTTACTCAGATAATAGATTGGTTAGATACGGAAAAAGTCAATATTATAGGTGAAAAATTATCTATAATTCATAGAGATTATCACCCATGGAATGTAATAGTTGATAACAATGAAGAAATCTATGTAATTGATTTACTATGGGGAGTTGGGGACTATAGGTTTGATTTAGCATGGATGTATACACTAATGGAAAGAAGTGATTTTGAAGACTTTAGTCAAAATGCGTTAAAAAAATATAAAGAGCTAAGAAATGAAAATATTAATAATTTTGAATATTTTAAAGTGTTTTCTACTTTAAGATGGCTAATTAATGTCATGATTTCATTAAAAACTGGTGAGAACCTTAATGAAACAAGAAATAAAGAATTTGAAGATTTTGTTTCTCCACTCATACAAAAGGGAATAAAGTCAATTCAAAAAATTACTGGCATACAAATAACAATTTAA
- a CDS encoding glycoside hydrolase family 113 yields the protein MKIFKHLNNYKFKNKMKNKILLSSILISFFIISFNVQPVNSANKQKINLSKGYNNKNIKSGNLSTDYTIEQALSDINKFQLNTLNIPVKIEIDTLSSSDMIINKSSEEKAITLINQLKGKNKNINIILEPYPWIAQGTKVETEWKPDNISTFFSNWKLNVLKPLIDAIAMPYNVTALNIGSNFVNMECEEKNWCDIIDYVRKYYKGLVTYRTNKWDTASWAPDSITAYKNKLNNKLFSKLDFISIAAYFELTNNSTNTIENLVKSIEDSQISVDGLIRHQNIKQEIKNFYNKWNKPIFFGELGFPKIDKASFHPWNPYENNTINNIEQANCFEAYRREFENESWFLGFSVFSIGEQSSDKRYYPSEESTVVIRNWYSNK from the coding sequence ATGAAAATTTTTAAGCATCTAAATAATTATAAATTTAAGAATAAAATGAAAAATAAAATTTTACTATCAAGTATTCTTATTAGTTTTTTTATAATATCGTTTAATGTGCAACCAGTAAATTCTGCAAATAAGCAAAAAATTAATTTAAGCAAGGGATATAATAATAAAAATATCAAATCAGGTAATCTATCTACAGATTATACTATTGAACAAGCATTAAGCGATATTAATAAATTTCAATTAAATACTTTAAATATACCTGTAAAGATAGAAATAGATACTTTATCTTCAAGTGATATGATAATAAATAAATCAAGTGAAGAAAAAGCAATAACTTTAATTAATCAGTTAAAGGGTAAAAACAAAAATATAAATATAATATTAGAGCCATATCCTTGGATAGCTCAAGGAACAAAAGTTGAAACAGAATGGAAACCAGATAATATAAGTACTTTCTTTTCAAATTGGAAATTAAATGTATTAAAACCATTAATAGATGCTATTGCTATGCCATACAATGTAACTGCACTAAATATAGGAAGTAACTTTGTAAATATGGAATGTGAAGAAAAGAATTGGTGTGACATTATAGATTATGTTAGAAAATATTATAAAGGATTGGTAACTTATAGAACTAATAAGTGGGATACAGCATCTTGGGCTCCTGATAGTATTACTGCATATAAAAATAAATTAAACAATAAACTGTTTTCAAAACTAGATTTTATTTCTATTGCAGCTTATTTTGAACTTACAAACAATTCTACAAATACTATTGAAAACCTTGTAAAATCAATAGAAGATTCTCAGATATCTGTTGATGGACTAATCAGACACCAAAATATAAAACAAGAAATTAAAAACTTCTATAATAAATGGAATAAACCTATTTTCTTTGGAGAACTTGGTTTTCCTAAGATTGATAAAGCATCATTTCACCCATGGAACCCATACGAAAATAACACTATTAATAATATTGAACAAGCTAATTGTTTTGAGGCTTATAGACGAGAATTTGAAAATGAATCATGGTTTTTAGGATTCTCTGTATTTTCCATAGGTGAACAAAGTAGTGATAAACGTTATTATCCAAGTGAAGAAAGCACAGTAGTTATCAGAAATTGGTATAGCAATAAATAA
- a CDS encoding galactose ABC transporter substrate-binding protein, which yields MKILKKLLILIMILVLTIALPIEISKNNVYAHSNFIKKTPIRVGVFLHSYDDYLSLVKQNLEDIEKENKDKVKFTFFNAKENQALQNASIDKALTEYYDVFIVNLHTLNLDEVGDTLYKIIKENMPLILLGQPNEELIKFIGSSGTFIASAGEQSGTLEGKILADEWNYHKETIDKNGDNILQYIMLKGRIGDPIVDERTKYAVSTLNEAGIKTEELVSINSEWSKDLAKQGIESLFLKYGDKIEAIISNNDAMAIGAIEALQKYGYNKGNKSMTIPVVGIDGIPEAIELVNKGYMTGTVIQDSRASAETLYKVAMNLAYGKPALENTGYKFDDTGAVLRLPYKEYKK from the coding sequence ATGAAAATTTTAAAGAAATTATTAATACTTATTATGATTTTAGTTCTAACAATAGCTTTACCAATAGAAATTTCTAAAAATAATGTATATGCCCATTCAAATTTTATAAAAAAAACTCCTATTAGAGTAGGTGTGTTCCTACATAGCTATGATGATTATCTTTCTCTTGTAAAACAAAATTTAGAAGATATTGAAAAAGAAAATAAAGATAAAGTTAAATTTACTTTCTTTAATGCAAAGGAAAATCAAGCTCTGCAAAATGCAAGTATCGATAAAGCCCTTACAGAATATTATGATGTTTTTATTGTAAATTTACATACTCTAAATTTAGATGAAGTAGGAGATACACTATATAAAATAATCAAAGAAAATATGCCATTAATTTTATTGGGACAGCCAAATGAAGAGTTAATAAAGTTTATTGGAAGTTCTGGTACTTTTATAGCAAGTGCTGGTGAACAATCTGGTACTCTAGAGGGAAAAATTCTTGCTGATGAATGGAATTATCATAAAGAAACTATAGATAAAAATGGAGATAACATATTACAGTATATTATGTTAAAAGGTAGAATTGGTGATCCAATAGTAGACGAAAGAACAAAATATGCCGTTTCAACACTTAATGAAGCTGGAATAAAAACAGAAGAACTTGTATCAATCAATAGTGAATGGAGTAAAGATTTAGCTAAACAGGGTATTGAATCTTTATTTTTAAAATATGGTGACAAGATTGAAGCTATAATTTCAAATAATGATGCTATGGCAATAGGAGCTATTGAAGCATTACAAAAATATGGATATAACAAAGGAAATAAATCAATGACTATTCCAGTTGTGGGTATTGACGGAATACCAGAAGCTATTGAATTAGTTAATAAGGGGTATATGACGGGTACTGTTATCCAGGATTCACGTGCTAGTGCTGAAACTCTTTATAAGGTTGCAATGAATCTAGCTTATGGAAAACCTGCTCTTGAAAATACTGGTTACAAATTCGATGATACAGGAGCTGTACTTAGATTACCTTATAAAGAATATAAAAAATAA
- a CDS encoding GNAT family N-acetyltransferase, translated as MVKKLNLNQLDEVMKIWLDTNIDAHNFIPKEYWINNFNLVKQMLPSADIYVFDENNVIKGFIGIIESGYIAGLFIRKNYQREGIGKKLLEYCESKYPYITLDVFVKNKNALNFYYKNNFKVLRKHINEETNEFEYTMCLSKK; from the coding sequence ATGGTTAAAAAATTAAATTTAAATCAATTAGATGAAGTAATGAAAATTTGGCTTGATACTAATATAGATGCACATAATTTTATACCCAAAGAATATTGGATTAATAACTTTAATTTAGTTAAACAAATGCTTCCATCTGCTGATATTTATGTATTTGATGAAAATAATGTTATAAAGGGTTTTATAGGTATTATAGAATCAGGTTATATAGCTGGACTTTTTATTAGAAAAAATTATCAAAGAGAAGGAATTGGTAAAAAATTACTAGAGTATTGTGAATCAAAATATCCATATATTACATTAGATGTTTTTGTGAAAAATAAAAACGCATTGAATTTTTATTATAAAAACAATTTTAAAGTTTTGAGAAAACATATTAATGAAGAAACAAATGAATTTGAATATACTATGTGTCTTAGTAAGAAATAA
- a CDS encoding permease prefix domain 1-containing protein has product METIKNYLDNMFTNLPKTNELIKLYNDLLLNMEEKYKELKNDGKSENEAIGIVISEFGNIDELINELEIDTIEKGSGLPTITLEEANEFMTTKKKSGFLIGIGVVLCILGAATLILFDGIMNNTYLGKRLSEDAQNLPGVISLFVLVVIAVALFIYSGMKLEKYKYLKEPFDLPISLKSNIEQKFKAFSPTYMISTILGVSLCILSPVAILIIDALGNESLENYGVVALLTMIAGAVFIFIYFGNIKKSYSILLKTDNFSKEKTEDKVSEAVTAIIWPLAVIIFLISGLIFNKWHINWIIFPITGILFGMFKAVHKIIKGNK; this is encoded by the coding sequence ATGGAAACAATAAAAAATTATTTAGACAATATGTTTACAAACCTTCCTAAAACAAATGAACTTATTAAATTATATAACGATCTATTATTAAATATGGAAGAAAAATATAAAGAACTTAAAAATGATGGAAAATCTGAAAATGAAGCTATTGGTATTGTAATTTCAGAGTTTGGTAATATTGATGAATTAATTAATGAGCTGGAAATTGATACTATAGAAAAAGGCTCTGGACTTCCAACTATTACATTAGAAGAAGCCAATGAATTTATGACTACAAAGAAAAAATCTGGTTTCTTAATCGGCATTGGTGTTGTTTTATGTATTTTAGGTGCAGCTACATTAATATTATTTGATGGCATCATGAATAATACCTATCTAGGTAAAAGGCTGTCAGAGGATGCCCAAAATTTACCCGGAGTTATTTCACTATTTGTTCTAGTTGTAATTGCTGTAGCTTTATTTATTTATTCTGGTATGAAATTAGAAAAATACAAATATCTTAAAGAACCTTTTGATTTACCTATTAGTTTAAAATCAAATATTGAACAAAAATTCAAAGCTTTTTCACCAACCTATATGATATCTACAATACTTGGTGTATCATTATGTATCTTATCTCCTGTTGCCATTTTAATCATAGATGCTTTAGGTAATGAGAGTTTAGAAAATTATGGTGTAGTTGCTTTACTTACTATGATTGCTGGTGCAGTTTTTATTTTCATATACTTTGGAAATATCAAAAAAAGCTATAGTATTCTATTAAAAACTGATAACTTTTCAAAAGAAAAGACTGAAGATAAAGTAAGTGAGGCAGTAACAGCTATAATCTGGCCACTAGCAGTGATCATTTTCCTTATAAGTGGTCTTATATTTAATAAATGGCATATTAATTGGATTATATTTCCTATTACAGGTATATTATTTGGTATGTTCAAAGCAGTTCATAAAATCATTAAAGGAAATAAATAG
- a CDS encoding PadR family transcriptional regulator: MISSDVIRGYNDTIILYMLQTGESYGYEISKNIRKISEEKYIIKETTLYSTFTRLEKNGYIESFNKDQTSGKKRTYYRITPLGLNYYKEKCEEWNLTKEVINKFIKE; encoded by the coding sequence TTGATTAGCAGTGATGTTATCCGAGGATATAATGATACAATTATTCTTTATATGCTTCAAACTGGTGAATCCTATGGATATGAAATATCCAAAAACATAAGAAAAATATCCGAAGAAAAATATATTATAAAAGAAACAACTCTATATTCAACATTTACACGACTTGAAAAAAACGGGTATATTGAATCCTTCAATAAGGATCAAACCTCGGGGAAAAAACGTACCTATTATAGAATAACTCCATTAGGTCTTAACTACTATAAAGAAAAATGTGAAGAATGGAACTTAACAAAAGAAGTTATTAATAAATTTATAAAGGAGTGA
- a CDS encoding AAA family ATPase, which translates to MELKPLPIGIDNFEMLITRGYYYVDKTLLIKDLLDNKASVNLFTRPRRFGKTLNMSMLQYFFEKKDKDNYCLFEGLNIMKAGEKYTSHMGQYPVINLSLKSAKQPNFELAYISIRRRIAEEFKRHEYILKSEELKDEQERFLKILREQGDEGDYIDSLFFLSQCLEKYHKKKTIILIDEYDVPLENSFFEGFYDRMIAFIRSIFESALKTNSSLEFGVITGCLRISKESIFTGLNNLEIISILNKSYDEYFGFTQKEINKMLEDYNLMNKQALVKEWYNGYIFGDTEVYNPWSTVRFVKDLKININTLPSSYWANTSSNSIVRSLIERADSVTKREIELLIEGKTIEKRVHEDITYDEVYDSMENLWNFMFFTGYFKKVGERMDEGDNHYISLKIPNKEVKYIFRTKVLKWFHDKVKVKDLSKMYEGILNKKPDIFEEELNKILVQTISFNDAYENFYHGFVTGVLSNMHDYIVKSNREGGTGRSDLFIKSVSKRGIAVVIEFKIAKDIDDLEKRADDALNQIRDKKYDEELRSEGYKNIVKYGISFYQKDCLIKMKDI; encoded by the coding sequence TTGGAATTAAAACCATTACCAATAGGTATAGATAATTTTGAGATGTTAATAACTAGAGGATATTATTATGTAGATAAGACATTATTAATAAAGGATTTACTTGATAACAAAGCATCAGTTAATTTATTTACAAGGCCAAGAAGATTTGGGAAAACTTTAAATATGAGTATGCTTCAATATTTCTTTGAAAAGAAAGATAAAGATAATTATTGTCTTTTTGAAGGTTTAAATATAATGAAAGCAGGAGAAAAATATACTTCTCATATGGGACAGTACCCTGTAATTAATTTATCTTTAAAATCTGCAAAGCAACCTAATTTTGAATTAGCGTATATTTCTATTAGAAGAAGAATAGCAGAAGAATTTAAAAGGCATGAATATATATTAAAAAGTGAAGAATTAAAAGATGAACAGGAAAGATTTTTAAAGATTTTAAGAGAGCAAGGTGATGAAGGTGATTATATTGATTCACTATTTTTCCTTAGTCAATGTCTAGAAAAGTATCATAAGAAAAAAACAATAATACTAATTGATGAATATGATGTTCCCCTTGAAAACTCATTTTTTGAAGGATTTTATGATAGAATGATAGCATTTATAAGATCAATTTTTGAATCTGCATTAAAGACAAATTCTTCGTTAGAGTTTGGAGTAATAACAGGTTGTTTACGTATTTCAAAAGAAAGTATTTTTACTGGGCTTAATAATTTAGAGATAATATCAATTTTAAATAAATCTTATGATGAATATTTTGGATTTACTCAAAAAGAGATAAATAAAATGCTTGAAGATTATAATTTAATGAATAAACAAGCATTAGTAAAAGAATGGTATAATGGATATATTTTTGGAGATACTGAGGTTTATAATCCTTGGAGTACAGTACGATTTGTAAAAGATTTGAAAATAAATATAAATACACTTCCATCATCTTATTGGGCAAATACAAGTTCAAATAGTATAGTTAGAAGCTTAATTGAAAGAGCAGATAGCGTAACAAAAAGGGAAATTGAGCTTTTGATTGAAGGAAAGACTATAGAAAAAAGAGTTCATGAAGATATAACATATGATGAAGTTTATGATAGTATGGAAAATCTTTGGAATTTTATGTTTTTTACTGGGTATTTTAAAAAAGTTGGGGAAAGAATGGATGAAGGAGACAATCATTATATAAGTTTAAAAATCCCTAATAAAGAAGTTAAATATATTTTTAGAACTAAGGTTTTAAAGTGGTTTCATGACAAGGTTAAAGTAAAAGATTTATCTAAAATGTATGAAGGAATATTAAATAAAAAACCAGATATCTTTGAAGAAGAGCTTAATAAAATCCTTGTACAAACAATAAGTTTTAATGACGCCTATGAAAATTTCTACCATGGATTTGTCACTGGAGTCTTGTCTAATATGCATGATTATATAGTAAAATCCAATAGAGAAGGTGGAACAGGTAGAAGCGACTTATTTATAAAATCTGTTTCAAAAAGAGGAATAGCTGTAGTTATTGAATTTAAGATAGCCAAAGATATAGATGATTTAGAAAAGAGAGCAGATGATGCTTTAAATCAAATAAGAGATAAAAAATATGATGAAGAGCTTAGAAGTGAAGGTTATAAGAACATCGTTAAATATGGCATAAGTTTTTATCAAAAAGATTGTTTGATAAAAATGAAAGATATATAA